GACAATCGACGACGCTCGCCCACGTTGCAGACGGAGACCTCTGATGGAAACATTCGGACCCGGCAACACGCACGAAGTGACAAATCAGGTACCGCCACTCGCCGGATACAACCTGTTCGCGAGCGACGCGGCGCTCGTCGCCGCGCTCGAACGCGAGGGCGCCGGCTGGCATCGCGCCGCGCTCGAACGCGACGGCGCGGCGTTGAGTTCGCCCGACATGCTCGCACTTGCCGAGCTCGCGAACCGCCACACGCCCGAACTGATCACGCACAGCCCGCGTGGCGAACGCATCGACACGCTCGAATTCCATCCGGCATGGCACACGTTACTGGCGCAACTGCGCCGCGCAGGCGTGCACGCGCTGCCGTTCTCCGACCCGCAGCCCGGTGCGATGGTCGCGCGTTGCGCGGCCTATCTGCTGCATGCGCAGGTCGAAGCGGGCGCTTTATGCCCGATCACGATGACCTTCGCGAGCATTCCCGTGCTGCAACGCGAACCGCACCTGTTTGCCGCGCTGCGCGACAAGCTTTACACGCGCGAGCACGACGCGCGCGACGTGCCGCTCGCGCAGAAGAAATCGATGATGATCGGCATGGGCATGACCGAAAAACAGGGCGGCTCCGATGTGCGCAGCAACCGCACGCACGCGTTCGCGGCGCCGGAAGCGGGCGGCTCGGGACGCGGCGGCGAATATCGGCTCGTCGGTCACAAGTGGTTCTTTTCGGCGCCGCAGTGCGATGCGCATCTCGTGCTCGCGCGCACCGACGACCACGAAGGCGTCTCATGCTTCTTCGTGCCGCGTTTCACGCCCGACGGCGGCAAGAACGCGGTGCGCATCCAGCGTTTGAAGAACAAGCTCGGCAACCGCTCGAATGCGAGCAGCGAAGTCGAATTCTTCGACGCGTACGGCGTGATGATCGGCGACGAAGGCCGCGGCGTGCCGACAATCATCGAAATGGCGAATTACACGCGCCTCGATTGCGCGCTCGGCAGCACCGGACTGATGCGCGCGGCGCTCGTGCAGGCGATCCACCACGCGCGTCATCGCAGCGCGTTCGGCCGGCTGCTCGCCGCACAGCCGCTGATGCGCAACGTGCTCGCCGATCTGTCGCTCGAATCGGAAGCGGCGACCGTGCTCGTCATGCGCCTTGCACGCGCATTCGAAGACACGACCGGCACGCTCGAGGAACGCGCGTGGCGGCGCCTCGTCACGCCGGCGGCGAAATACTGGATCTGCAAGCGTGCACTCGAATTCACCGGCGAAGCGATGGAAGTCTGGGGCGGCAACGGCTACGTCGAAGAAGGGCCGATGGCACGCTTCTACCGCGAGGCGCCGGTCAATTCGATCTGGGAAGGATCGGGCAACGTGATGTGCCTCGACGTGCTGCGCGCGCTCGAAAAGGAACCGGAAGCAGCACAGGCGCTGCTGACCCAATGGCGCGGCGTCGCGCAACTGCACGCGGCGCGCGCGTCGGCACTGCCGGCCGCGCTCGACCGGCTGCTCGCGACGCTCGCCGCATCGCCCGACACGCGCGAAGCCGCTGCACGCCGTATCGCGCAGCAGCTGGTGCTGATCGCGCAGGCGGTGCTGCTCGTCCAGCATGCGCCGCCGCTCGTCGCCGATGCATTCATCGCGACGCGCATCGCGGACGGTTGCGGCGACAGTGGGCGTGTCTATGGGACGCTGCCGGCGTCGCTCGATCATGCGGCGATCGTCGGGCGCGCGTTTGCGGGGTAAGCGCGATCTCGCGCTACTTCAACCACCGCGTCGGCGGCACGTCGCCGCGCGGCAAACGCGCGGCCGCCGCATCGACGGCCGGGTCGGCCGCATTGGCCGCATGGGCCGGGTTAGCCGCGTCGACCGCGAGGTTGATCTCGTCGTCCTGCGCGGCCGTATCGACCGCATCGGCCGCGCCGCTTTCGAGCCGGTGCAGCCACGCGAGCAGTTCCGCGACCGCGGCGTAAAGCTGCGGCGGAATCCGCGAGTCGAGGTCGACCTGCATCAGCAGCGACACCATCTCTGGCGCCTCGTGCACATAGAGGCCCGCTTCTTTCGCGCGCTGCACGATCATGTCCGCGACGAGCCCGTAGCCCTTCGCGACCACGCGCGGCGCGGCGCCCGGCTGGTGGTCGTCGTAGGACAGCGCGGCGGCGCTTTTGCGGGTCGCGCGGCTCAAAGCGGTAAGTCTCCGTCGAAGAGATCGAACGGCGGCACGTCGCCATGGCTGCCGGCCTGCATTTCCCCCGCGGCGCCGGCGGCGTTTGCGGCGGCAGCCGCCGCGGCGCGCGCGTAGGCGGCCGCCGCAGCTTGCATCGACGGCGCGCCGGTCCAGCCCGCGGGCCGGCCAGCGACGCCTTCGTCAGGCCCGCTCGCGATCTCGCGAATCGCCAGCGCATTGAGCGCGATGCCGACCGCCGCGAGACGCTGCCGGAACGAGTGGCCCTGCGCCGCAAGACGCGCGGCGCCCGACGGGCTCGCCTGCACGCGCGCGGTCAGCTGCATGCCGACGAGCGTGAGATCCGCGTCGACCGTGCCGAGCAGCGGCAGCGACAACGTCAAGCGTGTGCGCCACGGGCGCAGCGCTTCGGAGTCGGGCGCGTCGGCATCGCCGCCGCGCGACCAGCGGTCGCCGCGCTCTTCGATCGTCCAGTCCAGACGCGCGCCCGGCCACGCCTCGCCGCTCCAGCGGAATTCGCCGGTCGCCAGCAGATCGAGCTGCTGACGCACAAGCGTAACCGTCGCCGGATGCACCGACGAAGCCATCATCTGCGTCGACAACTGACTCTGCGCCGCATTGGCCTGGACGTTCGCCTGGCCGCCGCTCATGCCGGCGTTCGCGTTGCCGCCCTGCGCGCCATCGCGTGCGGCTGGCGTCCCGACACCCAACGCGTCTTCGGCGAATCCCTGCACGGCCGCCGCGAAGCGCGCCGTCATCGGCATCGGAGCGCCTTGCGCCTCGCGCGCCGAGCCCGGGTTCGGCTGGGCCGCGCCGCCCTGCTGCGCGGAACCGCCGCGCCACCACGGCGCAACGCCGTCGGCGTCGACGCCGCCTTCGTCAGGGGACCAGTCAAGCGGCATTTGCGCGCTCTCGAGCACGAGGCGGTTCTGCGGCTCGTCGAACAGCGACGCCGGCGGGCGCTGTCCGCTTAGCCATTGCGCAAGATGCGATTCGTAGAACAGGCCGCTTTCGGTGACCGTCTGGCGCAGCGCCGCGGCAAGCGCGTCGACCGGCACGGTGACCGCCAGGGGCGTGACGCCCGCCGCGCCCTGCGCGGCACCCGCTTCGGCGTCGGTCTGCGCAGCCGCCGCAGCCGAAGAAGACGCGGCAGCGCCGCCTGCATTCGCTTGCGCCGCCGTGCCGCCCGCGGCTCCCGGTGGCGCGCCGCCGGCCGGCGCGGCGCCGCCGTCGTCGAGCGCCGGCACGACTGGCCAGATCGGCCACTGGCCGACCAGCGACGGCGTCGCATCGCCGCCCGAACGCATGATGGCGTCGAGCGTCAGCGCAATGCGCGACAGGATGGTTTGTGCGGAGGCTTGCGGCTGGTTACCGAGTAACGATACCGGCGCCCCGGCGGTCGGCGTATCGACGGCCAGTGCCGACGTACCCGTTTGCGCGGTCGACGCGTTCGCGCGTGAAGCGATCGACAACAGGCTGTCGACGCGGCTCGCGAGCAGCGCAGCTACGGCCGTGTCGATGTTGGTCATGCATCCTTCCTGTCGTCGCCGGGCAAAAAACAGAAATTAGAAACAAAAAACCGGAGTGGGATGGCGCGCAAACGAAGTGCGCCGAATCGGCGCGAAGAAACCGCGCGCGCGAACAAGGGTGCAAAACAAAGCAGAAACCAGGCAATGCACAAAAACAGGCAAACCGCCGCCGGCGTACGTGCGCCGGCGGCTGATCTGTCTCACCGCGCCCCGTAGATCTCTTTCAGTACCTTCGCCGTGCGGCCCGCGAACAGCGCGGACAGCTTCGCAAGACGCGGATTCGCGAGTTCGCGGATCGCGGCGTCGTTGGCGAGGATTTCACGAATCAGTTCGTATTTGCGGCCGCGCTCGTCGTCGTCGAGATGCACGCCCACTTCAGCTTCTCTAAGACTGTCGACCAGACTGCGATACTCGTTCTGCATGTGAGCCAGTTCGCCCCAAAGCGCATCGCGGGCGGCCGTCAACATCCGGCACGAGATTGCCGCGATCGCCTCATAGCGGGCGAAGTATTCCTGATTTGCAGTCATCTCACCGCTTCCGCGGATAACTGTGCAGCCATCCGCGCCACTTCCGGCCCAATACCCGTCCATGCTTCCTCGATCGTTGCGAGCAGTCCGTCGACTTCGATCAGCATCGCTTCGTTGCTTTTGATATTCGCTTCCAGCAGGCGCCTTGCCATATACCCGTACAGCGCGTCGAGCCGTGCGGCGATTTCGCCGCCCGCGTTGCGGTCGAGCGAGGCCTGAAGGCCGCTCTCGATGATCCGGATCGCCTTGCCGATCGTCTCGCCGCGCCGGCCGACTTCGCCTTGCCGCAGATGGAAACGCGCCTGCGCAATCGCCTGGCGCGCGCCCTGAATCAGCATCGCGATCAGTCGATGCGGACTCGCACCCATCACCCCTGTCTCGTTGCCCACGCGTGCGTAAGCGTTGGCTCCGGCATGCCCTGGGGAAAACATCGGCGCTCCTCCTGTGTGATGCGCGCTGCGCTTGGATCAGACGAACCCGCCCTGCCGCTCCCGTGGTCGCATGGCAGTGACTGTGTGTCCGTGTTATCGGACGGTCGGAACAAAGCTTTAGGGTGCCGAAGCGTGGACTGACTGACACGCGCGCAGGGAGCCGCACAGGCCGCGGTTACACCTGCATCTGCATGATGTCGTTGTAGGCGCTGACGAGCTTGTTGCGCACCTGCAGCGCGAACTGGAAGCCGATGCCGGCCTTCTGGCCGTCGATCATGACGTCGTTGAGCGACACGTTCGGCGCGCCGACTTCGAATGCCTTGGCCTCGCCTTCGGCCGCGACCTGGTCGTTGCTGACCTTGTCGAGCGAGGCCTTGAGCGCGGCGCCGAAGCTGCCGGCGTACGCGCCGCCGGCCTGTGCGGCCGAGGCGGCGGGATCGCCGGCCGCTTCCGACGCCATCGACTGGATCTGTTGCAGCGCGGAAGTGAGCGGATTCGCGACGGTCATGATGTCTCCATGAAGGAAGAAGAACCGGCTGTGCGAACCACGATCGGCCGCCATGCCAGATTGACGGGAAGCATATACGGCGGCGCCTTGCGGACAGTCCCGAAACTAGGGGGAAAACCCTCCTCTATTCGGCCAATCGCGTTGCATCCCGAGGGGGAAAATGCGCAACGTGAAAGTCTCTGTCCGCGCGCCCGCAGCCGCTGGTGCGGCCTGCGCCGACAGGACCCTGGCACCCCGGAGAACCCCGACGCATGGATTCGTCAGCCAATTCCTTGATCAACCCCGAAAGCCGCAGCATGGGCCTCGCCAATGCGCAGCCCGCCGCAGGCACGGCGGGCGCCGCTGCCGGCCAGTCGGCCGGCGCGGCCGACCTTGGCGGCCTCGGCGGCAACTTCGCGCAACGGCTGTCGTCGTTCCCGTCGTCGATTACGCAGATGCGCGGCAACCCGCGCGCGCCGCTGATCGTCGCCCTCGCGGTGCTGATCGCCGTCGTGGTCGGCCTCGTCATGTGGTCGCGCGCGCCCGACTACAAAGTGCTGTACAGCAACCTGTCGGACCGCGACGGCGGCGCGATCGTCGCTGCACTGCAGCAAGCCAATATTCCGTACAAGCTATCGGAAGGCGGCGGCGCGATCATGGTGCCGGCCGATCAGGTGCACGAAATGCGCATGCGCCTCGCCCAGCAAGGCTTGCCGAAGAGCGGTTCGGTCGGCTTCGAGCTGCTCGACAACCAGAAATTCGGCATCAGCCAGTTCGCCGAGCAGGTGAACTACCAGCGCGCGCTCGAAGGCGAGCTCGAACGCACGATCCAGTCGATTTCCACCGTGCAGTCGGCGCGCGTGCATCTGGCCATTCCGAAGCAATCGGTGTTCGTGCGCGATGCCGAGCCGCCGTCCGCGTCGGTGATGGTCGATCTGTACCCGGGCCGCGTGCTCGACGAAGGCCAGGTCAACGCGATTACGCATATGGTCGCGTCGGCGGTGCCGCAGCTGTCGCCGCGCAATGTGACGATCGTCGACCAGGACGGCAATCTGCTGACGCAGCCGAGCGCCGGCACCGGGCTCGACGCAACCCAGCTCAAATACGTGAAGCAGGTCGAGCGCGACACGCAGCAGCGCATCGACGCAATCCTCGCGCCGCTGTTCGGCGCCGGCAATGCACACTCGCAGGTCAGCGCCGACATCGATTTCTCGAAGGTCGAGCAGACCGCCGAAACCTACCAGCCGAACGGCAACCCGCAGCAGGCGGCAATCCGCAGCCAGCAGTCGAGCAGCGATGTCCAGACGCAGCAGGCCGGCGCCTCGGGCGTGCCGGGCGCGCTGTCGAACCAGCCGCCGCAGGCCACGCAGGCGCCGATCGACGCGCCGAACGGCGCGAGCGGCGCGACGCCGCCGACGCCGATCAGCGACCACAAGGATTCGACTACGAACTACGAGCTCGACAAGACCGTGCGCCATTTCCAGCAAGGCGGCGGCGGCATCAAGCGGCTGTCGGTCGCGGTGGTCGTGAACTACCTGCCGCACACCGATGCGAAGGGTCATACGACGCAACAGGCGCTGCCGGCCGACAAGCTCGCGCAAGTCGAGCAGCTCGTGAAGGACGCCATGGGCTTCGATGCGAAGCGCGGCGACTCGGTCAACGTGGTCAACAGCCCGTTCACGCTGCCGGTCGACCCGAATGCGAACCTGCCGTGGTGGCGCCAGCCGGACATGATCGCGCTCGGCAAGCAGATCGCGACGTATCTCGGCATCGCAGCGGTCGCGCTGTTCCTCTATTTCGTGATGGTGAAGCCGGCTCTGCGCCGCGCGTTCCCGCCGCCGGTCGAGGCGACGCCGGTCGCGGCGCTCGCGTCGGCATCGGACGAGCCGATTCTGCTCGACGGCGTGCCCGCTTCGGCGAAGGTCGAGGAAGGCGGCTCGGACGCGGCGCTGCTCGCATTCGAGAACGAGAAGCACCGGTTCGAGAAGAACCTCGAGTACGCGCGCCAGATCGCGCGCCAGGATCCGAAGATCGTCGCCACCGTCGTCAAGAACTGGGTATCCGATGAACGCTGAAGGCATAACCAAGAGCGCGCTGCTGCTGATGTCGATCGGCGAGGAAGAGGCCGCGCAGGTATTCAAATTCCTCGGCCCGCGCGAGGTGCAGAAGATCGGCGTGGCGATGGCCGCGCTGCGCAACGTCACGCGCGAGCAGGTCGACGAGGTGCTGCAGGAATTCGCGCGCGAAGCCGAGCAGCACACAGCCCTCTCGCTCGATTCGAGCGACTACATCCGCTCGGTGCTGACGAAGGCGCTCGGCGAAGACAAGGCCGGCGCGATCATCGACCGCATTTTGCAGGGCAGCGACACGAGCGGCATCGAGGGCCTCAAGTGGATGGACTCGGCCGCCGTCGCCGAACTGATCAAGAACGAGCACCCGCAGATCATCGCGACGATTCTCGTGCACCTCGACCGCGATCAGGCGTCCGAAATCGCCGCGTGCTTCACCGAGCGGCTGCGCAACGACGTGCTGCTGCGTATCGCGACGCTCGACGGCATCCAGCCGGCCGCGCTGCGCGAACTCGACGATGTGCTGACGGGCCTTCTTTCGGGCAGCGACAACCTCAAGCGCAGCCCGATGGGCGGCATCCGCACCGCGGCGGAAATCCTCAACTTCATGCCGAGCAACCACGAGGAATCGGTGCTCGAAAACGTGCGCCAGTACGATGCGGAGCTCGCGCAGAAGATCATCGACCAGATGTTCGTGTTCGAGAACCTGCTCGACCTCGAAGACCGCGCGATCCAGCTGCTGCTGAAGGAAGTCGAATCGGAGGCGCTGATCATCTCGCTGAAGGGCGCGCAGCCCGCGCTTCGGCAGAAGTTCCTGTCGAACATGTCGCAGCGCGCGGCCGAACTGCTCGCCGAAGACCTCGATGCGCGCGGTCCGGTGCGCGTGTCCGAAGTCGAGACGCAGCAGCGGCGCATCCTGCAGATCGTGCGCAATCTGGCCGAGAGCGGCCAGATCGTGATCGGCGGCAAGGCGGAAGACGCATATGTCTGAACGTGAGTCCGCGCGCAGCGACACATTGTCCGCGTATCAGCGGTGGGAGATGGCATCGTTCGATCCGGTGCCGGAACCCGATCCCGTTGAAGAAGAACGCGACATCGAAGCCGAGCTGCAACGGCTTCGCGACGCTGCGCATGCCGAGGGAGTCGCGTCGGGCCATGTGGCCGGACAGGCGCTCGGCTACCAGGCGGGCTACGAGCAGGGACATGCGAAGGGCGTCGAACAGGGACGCGCCGAAGCGCGCAAGGAAGCCGAACGCGTGATCGCAATCGCCGATTCGTTTATGGGCGCGCTCGGCGCCGCGCAAAGCGAAGTGGCCGAGACGCTCGTCGCGCTCGCGCTCGATATCGCCCAGCAGGTCGTGCGCCAGCATGTGCAGCACGACCCGACCGCGCTCGTCGCAGCGGCGCGCGAAGTGATCGCGGCCGAACCGGCTTTGACCGGCGCGCCGCATCTGATCGTGAGTCCGACCGATCTGCCGATCGTCGAGGCGTATCTAATGGACGAACTGCGTGCGCGCGGCTGGAACGTGCGCACCGATCCCGCGATCGAGCGCGGCGGCTGCCGCGCGCAGGCCGCCACCGGCGAAGTCGACGCGACCATCGGCTCGCGCTGGGAGCGCGTCGCGGCCGCGCTCGGCAAGGTGAGCACATGGTAAGCCCGCCGACCCTCGACGACATCCACACGAACGATCTCACGCCGCTCGAGCGCGAGATCGCGCTGGCGTCGGTCGGGTCGAATGCGCCGCATGCGCGGCCGGCCGTCGCCGCCGACAACCCCTATTTGCAGGCATGGCGCCAGCGGCTCGACGCGCTGCGCGAGCGCAACGCGATCGCGAAGCCGCTGCGCGCCTGCGGGCGGCTGACCCGCGCCGCCGGCCTCGTGCTCGAAGCGGTCGGGCTGCGGCTTTCGGTCGGTTCCGAAGTGATGATCGAATTGCCGCCCGGCAGCACGCTGCCGATGGCCGAAGCCGAAGTGGTCGGCTTCAACGGCGATCGTCTGTTTCTGATGCCGACCACCGAAGTGCACGGGCTGTTGCCCGGCGCCCGCGTCTATCCGCTCGAAACCGCGCCGGTCGAAGATCCGATGACGGGCGCGAAGCGCCTGCCGGTCGGCTGGGGGCTGCTCGGCC
The nucleotide sequence above comes from Paraburkholderia sp. SOS3. Encoded proteins:
- a CDS encoding isovaleryl-CoA dehydrogenase, with the protein product METFGPGNTHEVTNQVPPLAGYNLFASDAALVAALEREGAGWHRAALERDGAALSSPDMLALAELANRHTPELITHSPRGERIDTLEFHPAWHTLLAQLRRAGVHALPFSDPQPGAMVARCAAYLLHAQVEAGALCPITMTFASIPVLQREPHLFAALRDKLYTREHDARDVPLAQKKSMMIGMGMTEKQGGSDVRSNRTHAFAAPEAGGSGRGGEYRLVGHKWFFSAPQCDAHLVLARTDDHEGVSCFFVPRFTPDGGKNAVRIQRLKNKLGNRSNASSEVEFFDAYGVMIGDEGRGVPTIIEMANYTRLDCALGSTGLMRAALVQAIHHARHRSAFGRLLAAQPLMRNVLADLSLESEAATVLVMRLARAFEDTTGTLEERAWRRLVTPAAKYWICKRALEFTGEAMEVWGGNGYVEEGPMARFYREAPVNSIWEGSGNVMCLDVLRALEKEPEAAQALLTQWRGVAQLHAARASALPAALDRLLATLAASPDTREAAARRIAQQLVLIAQAVLLVQHAPPLVADAFIATRIADGCGDSGRVYGTLPASLDHAAIVGRAFAG
- a CDS encoding EscU/YscU/HrcU family type III secretion system export apparatus switch protein — translated: MSRATRKSAAALSYDDHQPGAAPRVVAKGYGLVADMIVQRAKEAGLYVHEAPEMVSLLMQVDLDSRIPPQLYAAVAELLAWLHRLESGAADAVDTAAQDDEINLAVDAANPAHAANAADPAVDAAAARLPRGDVPPTRWLK
- the fliK gene encoding flagellar hook-length control protein FliK; this encodes MTNIDTAVAALLASRVDSLLSIASRANASTAQTGTSALAVDTPTAGAPVSLLGNQPQASAQTILSRIALTLDAIMRSGGDATPSLVGQWPIWPVVPALDDGGAAPAGGAPPGAAGGTAAQANAGGAAASSSAAAAAQTDAEAGAAQGAAGVTPLAVTVPVDALAAALRQTVTESGLFYESHLAQWLSGQRPPASLFDEPQNRLVLESAQMPLDWSPDEGGVDADGVAPWWRGGSAQQGGAAQPNPGSAREAQGAPMPMTARFAAAVQGFAEDALGVGTPAARDGAQGGNANAGMSGGQANVQANAAQSQLSTQMMASSVHPATVTLVRQQLDLLATGEFRWSGEAWPGARLDWTIEERGDRWSRGGDADAPDSEALRPWRTRLTLSLPLLGTVDADLTLVGMQLTARVQASPSGAARLAAQGHSFRQRLAAVGIALNALAIREIASGPDEGVAGRPAGWTGAPSMQAAAAAYARAAAAAAANAAGAAGEMQAGSHGDVPPFDLFDGDLPL
- a CDS encoding flagellar protein FliT, yielding MTANQEYFARYEAIAAISCRMLTAARDALWGELAHMQNEYRSLVDSLREAEVGVHLDDDERGRKYELIREILANDAAIRELANPRLAKLSALFAGRTAKVLKEIYGAR
- the fliS gene encoding flagellar export chaperone FliS, translated to MFSPGHAGANAYARVGNETGVMGASPHRLIAMLIQGARQAIAQARFHLRQGEVGRRGETIGKAIRIIESGLQASLDRNAGGEIAARLDALYGYMARRLLEANIKSNEAMLIEVDGLLATIEEAWTGIGPEVARMAAQLSAEAVR
- the fliE gene encoding flagellar hook-basal body complex protein FliE, giving the protein MTVANPLTSALQQIQSMASEAAGDPAASAAQAGGAYAGSFGAALKASLDKVSNDQVAAEGEAKAFEVGAPNVSLNDVMIDGQKAGIGFQFALQVRNKLVSAYNDIMQMQV
- the fliF gene encoding flagellar basal-body MS-ring/collar protein FliF encodes the protein MDSSANSLINPESRSMGLANAQPAAGTAGAAAGQSAGAADLGGLGGNFAQRLSSFPSSITQMRGNPRAPLIVALAVLIAVVVGLVMWSRAPDYKVLYSNLSDRDGGAIVAALQQANIPYKLSEGGGAIMVPADQVHEMRMRLAQQGLPKSGSVGFELLDNQKFGISQFAEQVNYQRALEGELERTIQSISTVQSARVHLAIPKQSVFVRDAEPPSASVMVDLYPGRVLDEGQVNAITHMVASAVPQLSPRNVTIVDQDGNLLTQPSAGTGLDATQLKYVKQVERDTQQRIDAILAPLFGAGNAHSQVSADIDFSKVEQTAETYQPNGNPQQAAIRSQQSSSDVQTQQAGASGVPGALSNQPPQATQAPIDAPNGASGATPPTPISDHKDSTTNYELDKTVRHFQQGGGGIKRLSVAVVVNYLPHTDAKGHTTQQALPADKLAQVEQLVKDAMGFDAKRGDSVNVVNSPFTLPVDPNANLPWWRQPDMIALGKQIATYLGIAAVALFLYFVMVKPALRRAFPPPVEATPVAALASASDEPILLDGVPASAKVEEGGSDAALLAFENEKHRFEKNLEYARQIARQDPKIVATVVKNWVSDER
- the fliG gene encoding flagellar motor switch protein FliG yields the protein MNAEGITKSALLLMSIGEEEAAQVFKFLGPREVQKIGVAMAALRNVTREQVDEVLQEFAREAEQHTALSLDSSDYIRSVLTKALGEDKAGAIIDRILQGSDTSGIEGLKWMDSAAVAELIKNEHPQIIATILVHLDRDQASEIAACFTERLRNDVLLRIATLDGIQPAALRELDDVLTGLLSGSDNLKRSPMGGIRTAAEILNFMPSNHEESVLENVRQYDAELAQKIIDQMFVFENLLDLEDRAIQLLLKEVESEALIISLKGAQPALRQKFLSNMSQRAAELLAEDLDARGPVRVSEVETQQRRILQIVRNLAESGQIVIGGKAEDAYV
- the fliH gene encoding flagellar assembly protein FliH, with the translated sequence MSERESARSDTLSAYQRWEMASFDPVPEPDPVEEERDIEAELQRLRDAAHAEGVASGHVAGQALGYQAGYEQGHAKGVEQGRAEARKEAERVIAIADSFMGALGAAQSEVAETLVALALDIAQQVVRQHVQHDPTALVAAAREVIAAEPALTGAPHLIVSPTDLPIVEAYLMDELRARGWNVRTDPAIERGGCRAQAATGEVDATIGSRWERVAAALGKVSTW